The region ACAAGGATATTTccattttcctccctcttgcAGGGAAGATGATAGTGTGCAACAATGGCAGCGAGATCGTGACTGAATAACTTCAAGCTAAGATTAAGCCTGCAGTATGATTGCAATCCCTTTGGTACGCTCCACCGTTggtggattccatcaagaaTTTGAGGTAAGGCAACGCCCTCACCACTGTAGATTTATGCACACAATTTTGGTGGCTGTCAAGCATTCCTATTTGAGGCCGCTTTTATGCTTGTGATAATGTGATGGTTATaattggaaaatatttttcttgaagATAGCAATTCAGTAGTGAATTTGGCTAtctttccatcatcaaaaGACCAAGCATTAGTACTAGCGACTATTTCTTTTATAGCATCAAGCAGTACAATATATGTCTGATACAGCACAAGCATTACGCGACAGTAATACAAAGTTACAACATCgaatatacacatacatatagaCATATATCGTGCTTAAACTGCTTATTTAAACAGGGGCCAAGCTAAGGCACCCTTCACATATATACTCGtgacaggaaaaaaaagaagagcaaTGCAGAAGTCCCAACCAGACCACTGGGATCGCGTCACTTGCCACCTGTGGCCACTTGGCCCAAATTACGTGCTACTTAGCTTAAGCTCATCCTACGAATTCCGACgagttgctgctgctggtgttcATCATAGCTCGAGGAAGACGAACTCCTCGATCGCCGGGATGTGGCCGATGTTCTCGAGAGTGTCCTTGTCGGGCTCCTCGTCGACGCCGATGGCCATGATGGCCTGCTTGCCGCGGAAGGTCCGGCCGACGCTCATGAAGCTGATGTTGACGTTCCTCTCGCCGAGGATCTTGCCGACCTTGCCGATCATGCCGGGCTGGTCGACCTGCCGGCAGAGGATGAGGTTGCCCTCCAGGCTGACGTCCACCTCGTAGGGCCCGACGAGGGTGAGGTGCGGCACGCCGTACTTGACCCTGCCCTCGAGGACGATGTCCCCACCGTCGCCGATGGCGCCGGCGAACTTGGACTGGACGTGGGAGAGCCTCACCTGGATGGACTCCAGCGGCGCCTCCGCGGCGGGGCTCTCGTGGGAGACCCGCTCCTCGGTGATGCGCAGGCCGCGCTGCTTCGCCGTGTAGTCGGCGTTCACCAGGTTGACGAACGTGCTCGACACGGGCTCCACGATGCCCTTGGTCACCATGGCGCGGAGGAGCCTCGTGTCGAGGTCGTCGGGGCCACGGGCTGAGGTGTACACCACCTTGACGCCCTTGATGCCGCCGCTATCGCCGGTGACGAGCTGCACCGCCAGCCTGCCCAGCTTCTCTGCCAGTGAAACATAGGGGGCAAGCTCTGACATGACCTGCCAATGCCATATGTGTGAAAGTTTAAAGATCCATAATTAAGATCGATCGAGATGGTCCAAGAAACTTGCATGACTGAAGTGTGACAGTGCGACCATGATTGATCAACGTGTCCAGAAAGGGAGGTTTGTTCTTACCTCAGCTGGAACCATGGGAGCATTCACGGCTGTTGCTGCGAGTTCACCTCTCAGTGCACCGGCGACAGCTTCGGCTATCTCGATAGCGACTCCTTCCTGAGATTTGGTGAGTTAAGTGAAGTTAGTACATCGATCGGGGACAATGGCGAGTGGTTTGCATCAATGGAGTAGATGGTTGTAAGTGAGATGCAGACCTGGGCCTCCACTGTACTTGCTCCAAGATGGGGTGTAACAGTGACATTCTCATGGAGCACCAGCTTGCTGTCCTTCGCTGGGGGCTCCTCTGTGAAGACATCAAGAGCCGCCTGATCCACATTTGGCAGAGAAAAAGATCCAAATTTCAGAGCAGTCTCACATTGATAATTCAGGAGATAACCGAGTACATGTGGGGAAATTGCAAATCACCTGAGCAACTTTGCCGGAGTCAAGGGCTCGGACAAGAGCATCTTCGTCGATAACTCCACCCCTGGCCACATTGATGATCCGAACTCCGTTCTTCATCTTAGCGAAGGATTCGTCGTTGAAGACCTTGGATGTAGCTGGGGTGAGTGGCATGTGAAGGGAGATGAAGTCCGCCCTGGCAATGGCCTCGTCGAAAGAGACCAGTTCAGCTCCAATGGCACGAGCTCTGTCGGCGGGGGCGTACGGATCATGAGCAATCACATGCATACCGAGCCCTTTCGCTCGCCTGGCTACCTCTGAACCAACCTTGCCGAAGCCCATGACTGCAAGTGTCTTCCCGACCAGGGAAACCCCGACATACTTGGTTCTTTGCCATTTACCTGTGGCAGATGACAGGTTTGTTCATTCAATACATTTGATAGCAATTAGCAAGAAAGAACGGACAGATTGAAGAGCTTGAATGATAAGCTGATATACACCATTTCATTAGCATGACCAGAGAAGCAGAGACTGTAAATGTTTTGGTATCTCCGTTATTTCTGAAGGACGGTATTCCGTAGTTAAGATAGAGgggtaaatataccgtttacaTGGAAACACAAGGAAAATAGGAACAGAGTTCATCTGATTCTCCAGATTCCAGTCCATTTTTTAGATGTAGATCTTTATATGCACAGCTCAATGATGAATTTTTGTCAGTAACTATGGTATATGATGCAAAATCCTACTAGTTACTTAAAACTCTTATAAACAAGTTTTTGCAGACAATTATAGAATATTACCACCCTTGCCTTTTCAAATTGAAATTAAGCCCGCATACATACACAGAATACAGTTTCCAAAGACATTTCAGCGCTATAACTCATAAGTACCAAAAAATAGCTGCTTGTCAGAATATCCAATAGAAGTTTTGTTCCAGCAACTAACATTTTTTAGGAGAATTTTGCAAATAGGCATTCCTCTCTTGAAAGATCAATTTCACTAAAGTTGATCAGGATCATATTCTCCACTAAATTGAAGGATCATGCCTTTAGTAAATGCCATGCCTTTAGTAAATGGCTAATGTGCCAAAAATACCATGATGCGCAAACCATgcatatttagttatttagagTGTTATTAAGACTGATCGTTTCATTATATCTACTATATAATAAAGGTACACTAAACATCCTCTAGAGTGCAAAACATCTAGCCATCAGTTTTTACTTAAACTGGCCaccaaaaaggagaaagaaaatgcACAGGACACTAAACAAGCCTAATTCCATGAATGTCATTGAAGACACTAAACAAGTCTAATAGATCTGATTCTCTTCGTAGATTCTCCTGTAAGCAACAGGCGTCATTAGGTGAATTCAAGTAGAAGATATACCATATTTAGATGTGCGGAACCATTCGAATATCTGTCCATCAGAAAGCAAGTCTTGTTTTGAAGCAAACAAGAAATACATAACTCAACCTACCTAGGTTTGGTTAATTTCTGTTCTTATATTCTGATTAGCGAAGTCGCTAACATAATTGTGCTATCTGAACTAACGGCAGAAGACATTCACATCACCGAGAGTTATGATCCACTTGTATTGGTCAAATTGATAAGCTGTCATTTTCTGAAATAGACTTTGCATATTGGAAAAGACAATAGACTATGCCAATCAATTACCCCAATAGATAGATTGTGGACATCGCAATCAAGTGAATCAACTTGATGGCTGTAAGTTCTTACCTAATACTTTCTTTCCTGTTTTTTCCTTTCTAGTGGTTTTAGTTTCAGAAGTCTGCTACACGTTACTCTTTTTTACCCTTCTGTTTTCCAAACAATCAGGGTAAAAcattaattgtaaaaaatgACTCTTCTTGAACAGTAAGAATTGTACTGAATTTATTTAAGCTTTCTGGGTTATAACACAAATTCAAAACAGTTCTTTAAGTCCACTGGACAATCAGAGAAGCCATCGGTAAAATTactattgcaaaaaaaaacaattaactcACAGGCAGGCAGCCATTAGTAACTCGTATTTTACGGGTTCAGTTCACTAATCATTTCGGAATCTGAGCCAAGCTTAACCATTATATGTATTCtcaatttttaatctatttttattatgtcaACGGAAGCAAAAGGATATGCCTTAGAAAAGAAAGGGTTGGCAAAGAAAAAGAGACACCAAAAGGGGCACACAAGTATTTTGATTGTGTGATAATTACACGTAGGAACACTGGTGACAACGACGTATGCATACTACTGGGGCCATGCGTCTTGTTGGTGCACAAGCAGAGTGGTTCATAGTATGCAATAATTTACTTTAGACACCAAGCAAGATTCATTTGCCTACAATAATTACATCTATTATGCCCATACTGTAGTAGTTGAGCAAATTATAATTGTACTGCTAGATCCACATGACTTTCTTTTATAAGTTTATGTTCTTCAAATATCTATCGAATTTGCAACACAAGAAACTTTAGGTAAAACCGGATTCATTGAACCTTCCCACCTTTCAGTAACACCAAACTGTTGGCATCACTGTTCAGCACTCCACCCAGATATCCACAACAGTAGGAGAGAACCAGAGTTAGTACTACCTACTCCTACGTACATGCcagaaaatttttatccaaaaactgCCACTAGCTCACTAGTGCTCATCGCCCACCAGCGTCCCTGCTGTCTGTGCCTTTCTGTACTGCAACTGTGCAAGCAGTGGTGTGGCTATAGACTGTAGAACAAAGAAATGATATGGGACCctcagaaaagagaaaaatatcttGACAGCCCCATCTCAACATGCTGAAACGGATGCCATCATGCCAAATGTTGTTCTCGACAAAAAGAAACTAATGCTGTCCAAAGTCGTGATGCTTGTGCAAGTTGAGAGACAACAGAAGCAGCAGTGGGGATTATTTAACTAGAAGCGCAttttgattataaaattcaattAGTTTGCAGCATCGATCACTAAGCCCAAATAATTGTTGTCTGGAACTTTGTTCGCTATTACCATCCTTCAGAATCGAAGACGACGTCGACGTCAAACAACCTGGTCGCATCTGAATCAATCCTCCACTAATAAACTAGTAAAATGACATGATTTTTGGCTTATTGAATAGCGAGCAACGAATGAAATGGTAGCAACAAGTTTGTAGGAGTCGATCGAATCACTCACCGGCCTTGAGCGCGGCGTCCGCCTGGGAGACGTTGCGCGCCATGGAGGCGAGGAGCGCGATGccgtgctcggcggcggcgacggtgttgGCGGTGGGGGCGTTCACGACGAGGCAGCCGGCCTCGGTGGCGGCCTGGAGGTCGACGTTGTCGATcccgacgccggcgcggcccACCACGCGCAGCCGCCCGCGGCCGGCCTCCAGCACCTCCCTCGTCACCTTGGTCCCGCTCCGCACGATGAGCGCGTCGAACTGCGCCACCTTGGCGAGCAGCTCCGCGGGGGACATGCCGTACGCGCACTCCACGTCCGCGAACCGCCGCAGCACCGCCAGCCCGGCCTCGCTCAGCTTCTCCGCCACCAGCACCGCCGGCTTCGGCCAGAGCGCCCCGTCCGTCCCGGACCCCAGTATCCTCCCCGCCGgctccgacgccgccaccgccgccgcggacgacgacgagatcaCCGCGCACCGCGCacggaggcgccgccgcggaagcgtgaccgccgcccgcgcccccgCGCTAAcccgcaccgccgcggcggcgcgatggCCGGGGAGGACGgcgcgcgaggcggcggcggctgccatTATCTCCGATGGAACGGATCGAGCTCGCTCGTGCTGGTGATTTTCGGCGTTCGATTTGTGCGCGAtggaggcggagggagggaggctcGGTTTATATCGTTGGAGGTCGGAGAAGGGAGGTTGGTGGGGTTATTTTTGGAgggctttaatttttttttcttctattgaCGGGGGAGGTGGGGCCGGGAATTATTGCTCGGGATCGGTGTGGGTagagtttattatttttggcaaCAGAAATGTTTTGGATAGGCTCATAGGATAGCTGGGAATCCGGATGTAATTACTGTGACTCCAGctgcttagagcaagttcaacagtATATCGAACTATTAGTTTTAAATCATCTATACAGTCAATTCATATCACAGCtagctacaaaatattaatacatagtcCCAGATATCATACCTACTAAACGTCTTCGAGCATTattatagctagctataaattaataacttactctctcatctcttttctctttaaaTTGTTTATATCCAGCTTATAGTCTATTATTGTGagtagagcaagtttaatagtatcgGCCGCTCGCTCCAAATCGtctatagctaacttaatagctcatttatacaatagatatctataaacatatactacataattaatatctgGTTCTATATAGatgtgtcttagagtccgtgctacagctggctataagtcTGTAGCCCGCTGCTTTTCTCTCTACTCTCTTATTCTctaaaaatatgcttataaatattttatagtatgctattatacctgctcttgTGTGCGAGGTGCTATCAGCCTAGGGTGGAGATCAGATGAGGGAAATATGCATGTGTACTGTTTAAAAACACTGTAGTAATATAGTGTAGCACTATTTACCCCTATAAAATTACTGTAGCAACGGTTGTGGCCCGTTGATCGTTCAAATATACGGCTAAAACTGCGTGCAGTTGTTAACTGGGACTGCACCTGTCTCAATTCGATGTTAGCTGGATAGGGAATTTATTGGGTTAAAATGGGGAGGATCAACGTCAACCAAATCAAATAAAtggtaaaaacaaatattttcagtGTAAACTACTATTATACCTGTTTTATGTTGAGACATTTGggctctaaatttatatagctGCCAATAATTTtacacacgtatataaaacataatatttgtttattctAGGATTAAACCCTAAAACagtttataatatggaataaaaacagtactatgttttttattaggaAAAGGTACAAATGTTTTGCTCAACATAGAATGGGGAAAGTAATCATGTACGGACCCTCCCTAACAGGCCTAACTTGCCTTTGATGTGGTATCATCGATACAAAGCTATCGATCACTCCCTCTTTTGTTTGGAGAAAtgaaattaaagaaattaattgttTCATGTGAAAATGATGTAAAATCTATTTGTTCTAAAGAGGCGCTCTTAATTGAGAGTCCAGATGCTACCTTCAATCAGTGTGGTGATTTTCTGTGGCTATTTTCTCCAACGGCTTGGCGCCAAGGCTGTCCAGTTCTTGTTAATCTCTCCTCTCCGTCTATTCTCATCCTCACCCTTCTTCcattaaaagaaaatcaatttCTACATTTGAAGTTAgcatatgtctagatttaagGAAATAAGCTTTTGGGAGGAAATGTGTATAACTTAGCGTGTTGCTATGAATCTTATATTCTAATTCTTcaacctatatatatttctccaAACTTCAACAAATGTGATTCCAATTTATCACCCTAACACATAAAAAAGCCGATAATCCAAggatttattgttaaaaagaGTTTGGAACCACTGTATATTGGGAGCTTTACTCTcattctttcttttgtaccGTGAAGTACTAATATCGCACTCGTGTTATCTACCTCATGACCAAGCTTGTACCTTCAGGTACCATACAATCGTGACCGTTTGATCTATCATCACCAATAGTCAGGATTTTAGTACTAACCTAATCGTGAGTTGGATAACACGAGTGAGGATTTTAGTATTTTACGGTacaaaataaaagatggaAATAACGCTCATATATcggtattttttctttaattttggtaCTGGATAATCCAGTTCTCTCTCGTCTAAATCATGGTTCAACTTAGCTAAGAAAAAATGAACAGAGACTAAAACTCTAAATGTTATAATCGTCGATCTAAGTCCGCACAATTCACAATTCAAATGGCAGAGCTACTGCCCTGTCCTCTATAAAAGAACGTACACTTTCTACTGCAGTCTATCTCGAGTTTTGTTGGTTGTGTCCAAgataatagaaattttatatttcttaagaaagtatcttgagatatttcatttatagtgtaaaattttagtatctccaGATACTTATTATCTCAAGGTATCGAggttttacataaaaaatatattatctcaaCGTATCTTTTAAGAACGATAAAATTGCCCGGATAAAGATAGATGTGTAGTATTGGAGCATTTTACATATGAATTGTTAGACTGATAGAACAATAAGCCTCTCTTAGCAATTTTAATGAATTGCTTGCCTTTCCTAATTAATGGCAGCCATTTGGGGAGTGGTACCTCTCTTAGCCCCCATGTTTACTTAAATAGAATATATAGCAATCAAATTGAAACTCTTGTCCTTTTTCATTTTCAGGATGAAGATGAGGGTAGTTGCCGATGCTGACGTACGCCGGCCATCTTGATGCTTACTTTCTATTCTATCCGGTAATCTAGATCCCCGttgttaaattattttagaattgaTCCTTTAGTTGGacaatttgttaaaaaatgcATGCGTTGAGCATTTGAACTGAATTTGTTTAGTAACCTAGCTGAACTGGCCTTAATTGTTTGATGCTCTCAGTTTGTATGCCCTTTTAATTACTTTCTTGCAACCATAAAGACTTCTATTTAATGCCATGGCCTTAACCTTGTTTGGCCTAAATTAGTTCTTCATATACTCCtattagttaattaaattagtgtGTGGAGCCTTGGGCAACAGCCAACAAGCCCCACATGTAAAGCAGCCAAAAGGAATCAAACGAGCTTGGCTAATATCATCAATGAGGTAAGCAGGTGTATCATTGCataaagcaaaaacaaaagcttgcaatatt is a window of Oryza brachyantha chromosome 8, ObraRS2, whole genome shotgun sequence DNA encoding:
- the LOC102710613 gene encoding D-3-phosphoglycerate dehydrogenase 3, chloroplastic-like — its product is MAAAAASRAVLPGHRAAAAVRVSAGARAAVTLPRRRLRARCAVISSSSAAAVAASEPAGRILGSGTDGALWPKPAVLVAEKLSEAGLAVLRRFADVECAYGMSPAELLAKVAQFDALIVRSGTKVTREVLEAGRGRLRVVGRAGVGIDNVDLQAATEAGCLVVNAPTANTVAAAEHGIALLASMARNVSQADAALKAGKWQRTKYVGVSLVGKTLAVMGFGKVGSEVARRAKGLGMHVIAHDPYAPADRARAIGAELVSFDEAIARADFISLHMPLTPATSKVFNDESFAKMKNGVRIINVARGGVIDEDALVRALDSGKVAQAALDVFTEEPPAKDSKLVLHENVTVTPHLGASTVEAQEGVAIEIAEAVAGALRGELAATAVNAPMVPAEVMSELAPYVSLAEKLGRLAVQLVTGDSGGIKGVKVVYTSARGPDDLDTRLLRAMVTKGIVEPVSSTFVNLVNADYTAKQRGLRITEERVSHESPAAEAPLESIQVRLSHVQSKFAGAIGDGGDIVLEGRVKYGVPHLTLVGPYEVDVSLEGNLILCRQVDQPGMIGKVGKILGERNVNISFMSVGRTFRGKQAIMAIGVDEEPDKDTLENIGHIPAIEEFVFLEL